In the Enterococcus saigonensis genome, one interval contains:
- a CDS encoding ABC transporter ATP-binding protein — translation MKLFKYLGKYWYAILAALVLLGIQAHSDLTLPSITSDIVDVGIQQGGLETATPETIRKSTLSAIELFMTDAEKDTIKENYKAATKTVDGKKIDVYNLDLKEGMTKEKLAKIFELPMMMLASSQAKDSKDGNAAKEILDTYQKLGTDGKKAQELGAQAKSLGEQAQTAATEAQTAAAAGDMATAQTKGAQAQKFGDEAKAKGAQAQKLGDELKKVNDSLPEKLTAARKETKDELGDMGEDSMKTVGVQLTLAEYKALNKDTKQIQTDYMVKKGTQMIILTLISAVAAILVGLIASLVSSSVGKNLRVVQFNQILRFSNAEMEKFSPASLITRSTNDIQQIQMGLVMTIRMVLYAPILGLGGIYEVYKTGTGMGWIIGVAVSLVLILVLTLLGFTMPKFKSLQKLVDRVNLVSREIITGLPVIRAFSREKYEEKRFDGANTDLMKTQMFVNRAMSIMMPIMMLLMNGISVLIVWVGGHNMDAGQLQVGDMMAFITYTMQIVMAFMMLSMVSIILPRANVSAGRVDEVLETKPTITDPDQPQDDHDFTGEVKFEGVTFRYPDADEDVLHHLNFTAKPGQTTALIGSTGSGKSTVVNLIPRLFDVSTGRITIDGVDIRQMSLHKLHDLIGFVPQKGVLFSGDIKSNIKFGNVDGISDEQMKKAAMIAQAEEFINSNDAGYDRAISQGGTNVSGGQKQRLAIARALSKDPKILIFDDSLSALDNKTDVALRRALAENVKGITQIIVAQKISTILHADNIIVLNEGRIVAQGTHEELMETSAVYQEIASSQLSNAELGLEAE, via the coding sequence GTGAAATTATTTAAATATCTGGGAAAATATTGGTATGCAATCCTAGCAGCACTGGTACTTTTAGGAATCCAAGCGCATAGTGATTTGACATTACCTAGCATTACGTCAGACATTGTCGACGTGGGTATTCAACAAGGAGGACTGGAAACTGCGACACCAGAAACAATTCGCAAGTCCACTCTTTCAGCAATCGAATTATTTATGACAGATGCTGAAAAGGATACGATTAAAGAAAATTATAAAGCTGCTACAAAAACAGTAGATGGTAAAAAAATTGATGTCTATAATCTTGATTTAAAAGAGGGCATGACTAAAGAAAAGTTGGCAAAGATTTTTGAATTGCCAATGATGATGCTGGCTTCTTCTCAGGCTAAGGATTCAAAAGATGGCAATGCTGCTAAAGAAATTTTAGATACTTATCAAAAACTAGGTACAGACGGTAAAAAAGCACAAGAATTAGGTGCACAAGCTAAATCGTTAGGCGAACAAGCCCAAACAGCAGCAACAGAAGCCCAAACAGCAGCGGCGGCTGGTGACATGGCAACTGCTCAAACAAAAGGTGCTCAAGCACAAAAATTTGGGGATGAAGCTAAGGCCAAAGGTGCTCAAGCGCAAAAACTTGGCGATGAACTGAAAAAAGTCAATGATTCACTTCCGGAAAAATTAACAGCAGCAAGAAAAGAAACCAAAGACGAGCTTGGCGATATGGGTGAAGATTCCATGAAAACAGTTGGAGTCCAATTAACATTAGCCGAGTATAAAGCCTTAAACAAAGACACCAAGCAAATTCAAACCGATTATATGGTAAAAAAAGGTACACAAATGATTATTTTAACATTAATCTCAGCTGTGGCTGCGATTTTAGTTGGTTTAATTGCTTCGCTGGTTTCTTCTTCTGTGGGTAAAAATTTGCGCGTAGTACAATTCAATCAGATTTTGCGCTTCTCCAATGCCGAAATGGAAAAATTCTCACCAGCTTCCCTAATTACGCGTAGTACAAACGATATTCAACAAATCCAAATGGGTCTGGTTATGACAATTCGGATGGTATTATACGCACCAATATTAGGTTTAGGTGGGATTTACGAAGTATATAAAACAGGTACTGGTATGGGCTGGATTATTGGTGTTGCGGTTAGTTTAGTCTTGATTTTAGTCTTGACTTTACTTGGTTTTACCATGCCAAAATTCAAGAGCCTACAAAAATTAGTCGACCGAGTTAACTTAGTATCTCGTGAAATTATTACAGGACTACCCGTTATTCGCGCTTTTTCTCGTGAAAAATATGAAGAAAAACGTTTTGATGGTGCGAATACGGATTTAATGAAAACCCAAATGTTTGTGAACCGGGCAATGTCGATTATGATGCCAATTATGATGTTATTGATGAATGGTATTTCTGTTTTAATTGTCTGGGTCGGCGGTCATAATATGGATGCTGGTCAATTGCAAGTCGGAGATATGATGGCCTTTATTACGTATACGATGCAAATCGTGATGGCCTTCATGATGCTATCAATGGTTTCAATTATTTTACCACGGGCTAACGTTTCTGCTGGTCGTGTGGATGAAGTCTTAGAAACAAAACCAACTATTACTGATCCAGATCAACCACAAGATGATCACGACTTTACTGGTGAAGTGAAATTTGAAGGTGTAACATTCCGTTACCCAGATGCCGATGAAGATGTATTGCATCACTTGAATTTCACAGCTAAACCAGGCCAAACAACAGCTTTAATTGGTTCAACGGGTTCTGGTAAATCGACTGTTGTAAACTTAATTCCACGTTTGTTTGATGTTTCAACTGGTCGTATTACTATTGATGGTGTAGACATTCGTCAGATGAGTTTACACAAACTCCATGATTTAATTGGTTTTGTACCACAAAAAGGGGTTTTATTCTCTGGTGATATTAAATCAAATATTAAATTTGGGAACGTCGATGGTATTTCTGATGAACAAATGAAAAAAGCGGCCATGATTGCCCAAGCAGAAGAATTCATTAATTCAAATGATGCGGGTTATGATCGTGCTATTTCTCAAGGCGGGACCAATGTTTCTGGTGGGCAAAAACAACGCTTAGCTATTGCGCGTGCATTATCCAAAGATCCAAAAATCTTAATTTTTGATGATTCTCTTTCTGCGTTAGATAATAAGACAGATGTCGCTTTACGACGAGCATTAGCCGAAAATGTTAAAGGTATTACGCAAATTATCGTAGCACAAAAAATTTCGACGATTTTACATGCCGATAACATTATTGTTTTAAATGAAGGTCGGATTGTTGCACAAGGTACTCACGAAGAATTGATGGAAACATCTGCTGTTTATCAAGAAATTGCTTCTTCACAATTGAGTAACGCTGAATTGGGCTTAGAAGCAGAATAG
- a CDS encoding malolactic enzyme: MARRLLKMKGIEILNNPFLNKGTAFTKTERKELGLTGLLPSQVQTLEEQAVQTYAQYLSKPSDLEKRIFLMNIFNTNRTLFYKLMGQHIVEFMPIVYDPTVADAIEQYNELFIEPQDAAFLSIDAPEDIEASLKNAAAGRDIRLIVVTDAEGILGMGDWGVNGVEISIGKLMVYTAAAGIDPRQVLPVSLDAGTNNEKLRNDPLYLGNKHERIYGQEYMNFVDKFVNTATKLFPELLLHWEDFGRSNAATILEKYQDKITTFNDDIQGTGIVVLAGILGAMNISKEKLTDQIFLTFGAGTAGIGIANQLLDELMREGLSEEQARKHFYLVDKQGLLFEDMSDLTNGQKAFARKRSEFSSDLDLTDLESVVKAVHPTVMIGTSTQPGAFTKNIVKEMTTYTKRPVIFPLSNPTKLAEATAADLIKWTDGKALIGTGIPAKDVEYNGVTYQIGQANNALMYPGLGLGIIASTASRINGEILSQASHALGGIVDTTQPGAPVLPPVEKLAAFSEKIAEVVGQSVLDQKLNKEEIDDINIAVKATKWVPEY, translated from the coding sequence ATTGCAAGGAGGCTTTTAAAAATGAAAGGTATTGAAATTTTAAACAATCCATTTTTAAACAAAGGAACAGCTTTTACTAAAACTGAACGTAAGGAATTAGGATTGACTGGTCTTTTACCAAGTCAAGTACAAACATTAGAAGAACAAGCTGTCCAAACCTATGCCCAATATTTAAGTAAACCTAGCGATTTAGAAAAACGGATTTTTCTAATGAACATTTTTAACACGAACCGTACACTGTTTTACAAATTGATGGGACAGCATATCGTAGAATTCATGCCAATTGTTTACGATCCAACGGTGGCAGATGCCATTGAACAATACAATGAGTTATTTATTGAACCACAAGATGCTGCATTTTTATCAATTGATGCCCCAGAAGATATTGAAGCCAGTTTGAAAAATGCTGCAGCAGGACGCGATATTCGCTTAATCGTTGTAACAGATGCAGAAGGCATTTTAGGGATGGGGGATTGGGGAGTCAACGGTGTAGAGATTTCCATTGGCAAATTAATGGTTTATACTGCTGCAGCGGGAATTGATCCAAGGCAAGTATTACCTGTTTCTTTAGATGCAGGAACAAATAATGAAAAATTGCGCAACGATCCGTTATATCTGGGGAATAAACACGAACGGATTTATGGACAAGAATATATGAACTTTGTTGATAAATTTGTTAATACCGCTACAAAATTATTTCCAGAGTTGCTATTGCATTGGGAAGATTTTGGACGGAGTAATGCTGCTACAATTTTAGAAAAATACCAAGATAAAATTACAACCTTTAATGATGATATTCAAGGAACTGGCATTGTAGTATTAGCGGGTATTTTAGGAGCAATGAATATTTCCAAAGAAAAATTAACCGACCAAATTTTTCTGACTTTTGGCGCAGGTACTGCCGGAATTGGGATTGCCAACCAACTGTTAGATGAATTAATGCGGGAAGGGCTAAGTGAAGAACAAGCCCGCAAACATTTCTATTTAGTTGATAAACAAGGTCTCTTATTTGAAGATATGTCAGATTTGACAAACGGCCAAAAAGCTTTTGCTCGTAAACGGAGTGAATTTTCCTCTGACTTGGATTTAACCGATTTGGAAAGTGTGGTAAAGGCTGTTCATCCAACCGTAATGATTGGCACTTCTACACAACCTGGTGCCTTTACAAAAAATATTGTTAAAGAAATGACCACATATACGAAACGTCCGGTTATTTTCCCTTTATCCAATCCCACGAAATTAGCCGAAGCAACTGCAGCAGACTTAATTAAATGGACAGATGGTAAAGCCTTGATTGGAACTGGTATTCCTGCAAAAGATGTGGAATATAACGGCGTAACGTATCAAATTGGTCAAGCCAATAATGCATTAATGTATCCTGGACTTGGCTTAGGAATAATTGCTTCAACTGCGAGTCGTATAAATGGCGAAATTCTATCACAAGCAAGTCATGCATTAGGAGGTATTGTGGATACCACTCAACCAGGAGCACCTGTTTTACCCCCTGTGGAAAAATTGGCAGCATTTTCTGAAAAAATTGCTGAGGTAGTCGGTCAAAGTGTTTTAGACCAAAAACTAAATAAAGAAGAAATTGACGATATAAATATTGCTGTTAAGGCAACAAAATGGGTTCCTGAGTATTAA
- a CDS encoding TetR/AcrR family transcriptional regulator — MPKETFFHLTREKQQRIMKAAKKEFSKVPLGEASIAQIIKDAGIPRGSFYQYFEDKDDLYFYYFQNMRRNSQQELNTAMAKANGQLFDGFEIYFTKMVKEVLQGENASFYRNLFMNMDYRSFHKVAPHFGKPRGDSHADPARQVHKESMQEFYNMIDLTTLNVQNEDELKLLVKMLMHIVFSTVAEGYRQLVGKDNFDVEVVLKDFTLKLNWLKSGAIKSKVKN, encoded by the coding sequence ATGCCAAAGGAAACCTTTTTTCATCTAACAAGAGAAAAGCAGCAACGGATTATGAAAGCTGCGAAAAAAGAATTTTCCAAAGTGCCTTTAGGGGAGGCTTCAATTGCTCAGATTATTAAAGATGCAGGAATTCCTCGAGGAAGTTTTTACCAATATTTTGAAGATAAAGATGATTTATATTTCTACTATTTTCAAAATATGCGCCGAAATAGTCAGCAAGAATTAAATACTGCAATGGCAAAAGCGAATGGTCAACTTTTTGACGGTTTTGAAATTTACTTTACCAAGATGGTGAAAGAAGTTTTGCAAGGTGAGAATGCTTCTTTTTATCGCAATTTATTTATGAATATGGATTATCGTTCTTTTCATAAAGTTGCGCCCCATTTTGGCAAGCCAAGAGGTGATTCTCATGCGGATCCTGCACGTCAAGTACACAAAGAAAGTATGCAAGAGTTTTATAACATGATTGATCTGACGACTTTAAATGTTCAGAATGAGGATGAGTTAAAACTTTTAGTCAAAATGTTGATGCACATTGTATTTTCGACTGTTGCAGAAGGTTATCGTCAGTTAGTAGGAAAAGATAACTTTGATGTAGAAGTAGTTTTAAAGGATTTTACTTTAAAACTTAATTGGCTAAAAAGTGGTGCTATTAAATCTAAAGTTAAAAATTAA
- a CDS encoding AEC family transporter, which produces MVFFQSIQSVISIILMIALGYILKKQGWFDENFGKNISGLITKIALPASIFVSVLKYLTKDSLISLSGSLLFPVLGVAIGYLIAYVLVKVMHIRPGRRGIFMNAVVNANTIFIGLPLNIALFGEKALPYFLVYYVTNTVSTWAFGVFLISNDDPTKIKGKNRAKLNWKKLLPPPLLGFIVALIFLIFSIPVPSFINATLSYIGGIVTPLSLIYIGIVLYDAGLKSIRFDRDTVVALIGRFVLSPIILIGLISLGSSMFGIHLVSLLKQTLIVQSATPMLAVLPILAADAHGDVKYATNLVTTSTILFVVVVPILMSIVQYI; this is translated from the coding sequence GTGGTTTTCTTCCAATCAATTCAAAGTGTCATTAGTATTATTTTAATGATTGCTTTGGGGTATATTTTGAAAAAACAAGGTTGGTTTGATGAAAATTTTGGTAAAAATATTTCAGGATTAATTACAAAAATAGCATTGCCAGCCTCAATTTTTGTTTCTGTATTAAAATATTTAACCAAAGATAGTCTAATTTCTTTGTCCGGTAGTTTGTTGTTTCCTGTTTTAGGAGTTGCAATTGGTTATCTTATTGCCTATGTATTAGTCAAAGTTATGCACATTCGTCCGGGACGACGGGGAATTTTTATGAATGCAGTGGTAAATGCCAACACGATATTTATTGGCTTACCATTAAACATCGCGTTGTTTGGTGAAAAAGCGTTGCCTTACTTTTTGGTTTATTATGTTACTAATACGGTATCGACGTGGGCCTTTGGAGTATTTTTAATTTCCAATGATGATCCAACCAAAATAAAAGGTAAAAATAGGGCGAAGTTAAATTGGAAAAAGTTATTGCCACCGCCATTATTAGGTTTTATCGTGGCACTAATCTTTTTAATCTTCAGTATTCCTGTCCCAAGTTTTATAAATGCAACTCTTAGTTATATTGGCGGGATTGTTACACCATTATCTTTAATTTATATCGGGATTGTATTGTATGATGCTGGACTAAAAAGTATTCGTTTTGACCGTGATACAGTAGTTGCTTTAATTGGTCGCTTTGTCTTGTCACCAATCATTTTAATCGGCTTAATCAGCCTTGGGTCCTCAATGTTTGGCATTCATTTGGTTAGCTTGTTGAAACAAACCTTAATTGTTCAATCCGCTACGCCGATGTTAGCCGTCTTACCAATTTTGGCTGCAGATGCACATGGAGATGTTAAGTACGCTACAAATTTAGTTACTACCAGTACAATTTTATTTGTAGTCGTCGTGCCAATTTTAATGAGTATTGTACAATATATCTAG
- a CDS encoding ABC transporter ATP-binding protein, producing MAENKQQTPRGGRGPMGGGMAGGEKAKDFKGTIKKLVSYMANYKIAVLFVMIFAAASTVFNIWGPKILSKAITELFNGLIKKYQGTGGINFDKIGQILIFMLGLYLVAALFGVMQGWIMSTVTQKITYRMRKEITEKINRMPMNYFESRTTGEVLSRITNDVDTLGQSLNQSVTQLITSTFTIVGVIIMMLSISVQMTGISVLIVPISLLLIMFVVKYSQKYFATQQKYLGKINGQVEETVGGYNIVHLFNDEENAMKEFKEQNDILFKSAWKSQFLSGLMQPIMNFVGNLGYVAVAIIGGILAYNGTITVGDIQAFIQYVRNLTQPIAQLAQVSNMLQSMAAAAERVFEFLGEDEEAQTVENPVKIGKVKGEVDFEHVHFGYTPDKIIINDFSSHVDPGQMVAIVGPTGAGKTTMVKLLMRFYDVNSGAIKIDGHDIRDFNRADLRQNIGMVLQDTWLFKGTIMDNLRYGNLDATDEEVYAAAKAAHVHHFIETLPGGYNMELNEESSNISQGQKQLLTIARAILADKPILILDEATSSVDTRTEVLIQNAMNNLMAGRTSFVIAHRLSTIKDADKILYMQDGDIKEQGTHEELLAKDGYYAQLYNSQFEELAG from the coding sequence ATGGCAGAAAATAAACAACAAACTCCCCGTGGCGGTCGTGGCCCAATGGGTGGCGGCATGGCCGGTGGCGAAAAAGCCAAAGACTTTAAAGGCACCATTAAAAAATTAGTCTCCTATATGGCAAATTATAAGATTGCAGTCTTGTTTGTCATGATATTCGCAGCAGCGTCAACTGTTTTTAATATCTGGGGACCAAAAATCTTATCAAAAGCCATTACGGAATTATTCAATGGCTTAATCAAAAAATATCAAGGTACTGGTGGCATTAATTTCGATAAAATCGGTCAAATTCTAATCTTTATGTTGGGTTTGTATTTAGTCGCAGCACTCTTTGGTGTGATGCAAGGCTGGATCATGTCGACTGTTACCCAAAAGATTACTTACCGGATGCGTAAAGAAATCACCGAAAAAATTAATCGGATGCCAATGAACTACTTTGAAAGCCGGACAACTGGTGAAGTTTTATCCCGTATCACCAACGACGTAGATACTTTAGGTCAATCATTAAATCAATCTGTTACACAGTTAATTACTTCTACATTTACTATTGTCGGTGTAATTATCATGATGTTATCTATTTCTGTTCAAATGACGGGAATTTCAGTTTTGATTGTGCCAATTTCATTATTATTAATTATGTTTGTCGTGAAATATTCACAAAAATATTTTGCTACCCAACAAAAGTATTTAGGTAAAATTAACGGTCAAGTAGAAGAAACTGTCGGTGGCTATAACATTGTTCATTTGTTTAACGATGAAGAAAATGCCATGAAAGAATTTAAAGAACAAAATGACATTCTTTTTAAATCTGCTTGGAAATCACAATTTCTTTCAGGTTTAATGCAACCAATCATGAACTTTGTTGGTAACTTAGGTTATGTTGCAGTCGCGATTATTGGTGGGATTTTAGCTTACAACGGTACAATTACCGTCGGGGATATTCAAGCTTTCATTCAATATGTCCGCAACTTAACTCAACCAATTGCGCAACTAGCGCAAGTTTCAAATATGTTGCAATCAATGGCAGCAGCAGCTGAACGTGTTTTTGAATTCTTAGGTGAAGATGAAGAGGCACAAACTGTTGAAAATCCAGTGAAAATCGGAAAAGTTAAAGGTGAAGTGGACTTTGAACACGTACACTTTGGCTATACACCAGATAAAATTATCATTAACGATTTTAGCAGCCATGTTGACCCAGGTCAGATGGTGGCAATCGTTGGGCCGACTGGTGCTGGTAAAACGACAATGGTTAAATTATTGATGCGTTTTTATGACGTGAATTCTGGTGCTATTAAAATTGACGGTCATGATATTCGTGACTTTAACCGAGCTGATTTACGCCAAAATATCGGGATGGTTTTACAAGATACTTGGTTGTTCAAAGGAACCATTATGGATAACTTGCGCTATGGTAATTTAGATGCAACTGATGAAGAAGTTTATGCCGCAGCTAAAGCTGCCCATGTGCATCACTTCATTGAAACATTACCTGGTGGCTACAATATGGAATTAAATGAAGAATCCTCTAACATCTCCCAAGGACAAAAACAATTACTAACGATTGCCCGTGCAATTTTAGCCGACAAACCAATTTTGATTTTGGATGAAGCAACATCTTCTGTAGACACCAGAACAGAGGTCTTGATTCAAAATGCAATGAATAATTTAATGGCAGGAAGAACTTCTTTTGTTATTGCCCATCGGTTATCGACGATTAAAGATGCAGATAAGATTTTATATATGCAAGATGGCGATATCAAAGAACAAGGGACACACGAAGAATTATTAGCGAAAGATGGTTATTATGCACAACTTTACAATTCACAATTTGAAGAGTTGGCTGGGTAA
- a CDS encoding alpha/beta fold hydrolase, with amino-acid sequence MKKLLRWQKILLGMLIALLLAIAGGIIYIKLNIYTPSSTASAIDPIKVTKDYELFTSEQADRAKEKTNLIFYPGALVEPASYRIWAQEVANAGYRVYILKLPFDLAVMAPNKANAVVKSHEKNILGGHSLGGVMASRYAHNHQQEISGMIFLASYPDEKGSLAKSSFPVLSITASKDQVLNHKQYQKAKNYLPKMTTYDVIKGGNHAGFGSYGAQKGDGQATISNRKQQKEIGQIIIHWLQEIN; translated from the coding sequence ATGAAAAAGTTGCTTAGGTGGCAAAAAATTTTATTGGGAATGTTGATTGCTCTTCTTTTGGCAATAGCAGGTGGCATTATCTATATTAAATTGAATATTTACACGCCTAGCAGTACTGCAAGTGCAATTGATCCGATAAAGGTTACAAAAGATTACGAATTATTTACTAGTGAACAAGCAGATAGAGCAAAAGAAAAAACAAATCTCATCTTTTATCCAGGGGCTTTAGTAGAACCGGCGAGTTATCGCATCTGGGCACAAGAAGTAGCCAATGCCGGTTATCGGGTATATATTTTGAAATTGCCTTTTGATTTAGCGGTCATGGCACCCAATAAAGCTAATGCTGTGGTGAAGTCCCACGAGAAAAATATTTTAGGAGGTCATTCATTAGGGGGCGTCATGGCAAGCCGCTATGCCCACAATCACCAACAAGAGATTAGTGGGATGATTTTTTTAGCTAGCTATCCGGATGAAAAAGGTTCATTAGCAAAATCTAGTTTTCCAGTTTTATCGATTACTGCCAGTAAAGATCAGGTATTAAATCATAAACAGTATCAAAAAGCCAAAAACTATTTACCCAAGATGACTACTTATGATGTCATTAAAGGTGGTAATCATGCTGGCTTTGGCAGCTACGGAGCACAAAAGGGGGACGGACAAGCAACAATTTCAAATAGAAAACAGCAAAAAGAAATTGGTCAGATTATTATTCATTGGTTGCAAGAAATAAACTAG
- a CDS encoding LysR family transcriptional regulator: MNIRDLEYFQRLALEKNYSKVADFYHVSQPTITYAIKRLETELNVNLVNRNQAHKNITLTNAGRQFLLHVNSILRELRIAKQEMTHFSAKKLPLGLPPIIGNYYFPKLSSKLLQTDILPHLVIQREGSENLLRQIKLGRLDVGLIGSLDTITTDILQSEVLTKKKFKIVVAPTHPLATKKNIAFADLAKENFLLLSEQYVHHRAFTRLIQASNTDPKVIYQSDDLAILKGMIKSGIGIGFLAELAISSDDNLIAIDLADANQPQFLISLLYRNNSISTPIIAELLTLIRQIVVEDENKKLNNLR; encoded by the coding sequence ATGAACATTCGAGATTTAGAATACTTCCAGCGCTTAGCTTTAGAAAAAAATTATTCTAAAGTAGCTGACTTTTACCACGTTAGCCAACCTACAATTACATATGCCATTAAACGTTTAGAAACAGAACTAAATGTTAATTTGGTCAATCGCAATCAGGCTCACAAAAATATTACTTTAACCAATGCTGGGCGCCAATTTTTACTACATGTAAATAGTATTTTGCGAGAGCTGAGAATTGCCAAGCAAGAGATGACCCATTTTTCGGCAAAAAAACTTCCTTTGGGTTTACCGCCAATTATTGGGAATTATTATTTTCCAAAATTATCTTCTAAACTTTTACAAACAGATATTCTACCTCACCTTGTTATTCAACGAGAAGGCTCTGAAAACCTGTTGCGACAAATTAAATTGGGACGCTTAGACGTCGGTTTGATTGGTTCTTTGGATACAATTACTACAGATATTTTACAATCTGAAGTTTTAACGAAGAAAAAATTCAAGATTGTCGTTGCGCCAACCCATCCTTTAGCTACGAAAAAGAATATAGCTTTCGCTGATTTAGCGAAAGAAAATTTTTTATTATTAAGTGAACAATATGTACATCACCGCGCTTTTACTCGCTTAATTCAAGCAAGTAACACGGATCCAAAAGTTATTTATCAAAGTGATGATTTGGCTATCTTAAAAGGGATGATTAAATCCGGTATAGGAATTGGTTTTCTTGCAGAACTGGCTATCAGTTCAGACGACAACTTAATAGCTATTGACTTGGCAGACGCCAATCAACCTCAATTTCTAATTTCTCTTTTGTACCGTAACAATAGTATTTCAACACCAATTATAGCAGAATTACTGACATTAATTCGTCAAATTGTCGTTGAAGATGAAAATAAAAAATTAAATAATTTGCGATAA
- a CDS encoding SAM hydrolase/SAM-dependent halogenase family protein: protein MSGFLVVQTDFGLQDGAVNAMYGVAYQVSPTLIINNLTHEIEPYNIHDASYRLLQAVSYWPAGTVFVSVVDPGVGSTRRSVVAELSGGQYVITPDNGTLTYLAQYIGIKEVRQIDEEIQRLPGSSESHTFHGRDVYVYNGARLASGKVGFVELGNKIATSELVAFSLVTPLQNENTITGTIDITDIRFGSLWTNIPVDFFKKWQVEYGQRLLVKIYYQDVVRYQDEVVFGRSFAQVAPKEAVLYINSLLNVGLGINLDSFSKVYQIGTGNDWTIELTQI, encoded by the coding sequence ATGTCAGGATTTTTAGTTGTTCAAACGGATTTTGGTTTACAAGATGGAGCAGTAAATGCAATGTATGGTGTCGCCTATCAAGTAAGTCCTACTTTGATTATCAATAATTTAACACACGAGATTGAACCTTATAATATCCACGATGCCAGCTATCGTCTTTTACAAGCAGTCAGTTATTGGCCAGCCGGTACTGTTTTTGTTTCAGTCGTTGATCCTGGAGTGGGTTCTACTCGCCGCAGCGTTGTTGCCGAATTATCAGGTGGACAATATGTAATTACTCCGGACAATGGAACGTTAACGTATTTAGCACAATATATAGGGATTAAAGAAGTACGTCAAATTGATGAAGAAATTCAACGTTTACCTGGTTCATCAGAAAGTCATACCTTTCATGGACGAGATGTTTATGTTTATAATGGGGCACGCTTAGCTAGTGGAAAAGTTGGGTTTGTAGAGTTAGGTAACAAGATTGCGACAAGCGAATTGGTTGCTTTCTCATTAGTTACTCCTTTGCAAAATGAAAATACAATTACCGGAACAATTGATATTACAGACATCCGTTTTGGCTCTTTATGGACAAATATTCCTGTCGATTTTTTCAAAAAATGGCAGGTTGAATATGGCCAACGACTGTTAGTCAAAATATATTATCAAGATGTTGTCCGCTATCAAGATGAAGTTGTTTTTGGGCGTTCTTTTGCCCAGGTAGCACCAAAAGAAGCCGTACTTTATATTAATTCATTGTTAAATGTCGGTTTAGGAATCAATCT